Proteins from one Sabethes cyaneus chromosome 2, idSabCyanKW18_F2, whole genome shotgun sequence genomic window:
- the LOC128733774 gene encoding mediator of RNA polymerase II transcription subunit 23, giving the protein MNSDTQIVKLIEEILGEKNNDFDYEGPMVDEVELQKIAEDGYKKFATMFAAMPQETKESALRQYLNYVAVIPHRNKVHKHMQVLNKLVGLNIIPARLLCEQIMSSEKLIFQNQSFWMECFQVVRKTIGGVDYKGVREIMKCCKEKALSFPSAISSSILPQMLELTEVIEHIFNRNACLLPAYFIINEIQKPDFQDTHWRIANLIANFIEEFVIVAQMLTIIGHSSMLPIVEHSSYADNLINPWKLDPNTLRLALRGNLPYEPELLQPQTKLLKFVLEQPYSRDMVCSMLNLQKQHKQKCVALEDQLVLLVICAMECSEKEPVHAVDSDNMISSHTQWVWLHLSSQLIYFVLFQFATFQNIVNSLHDKLSARNLRRGRDHLMWVLLQYISGSIQRNSISNFLPILKLYDILYPEKEPLPVPDYNRPYCTHQMAPTCIWIHLLKRAQSEHYNINRPIPTALKLHHEFLQHLVMPNNNATLCMGSDYRIALLCNAYSTNQELFSRPMAALIETLLGNPKNQSGAGGSSAGGNAGQQLPTVPLSMCVLDSLTIHSKMSLIHSIVTHMIKQAQNKSTIPNANNMAPALVETYSRLLVYTEIESLGIKGFLSQLLPQVFKYHAWGILYTLLEMFSYRMHHIQPHYRVQLLSHLHSLASVPHTNQMQLYSCVESTALRLITGLGSVEVQAQLSRYVNEPKTPGNIVSAESEELNRALILTLARSMQITGTGNDLQSSTWCKDLLASILQNTPHSWSQHTLQCFPPVLNDFFVQHSIPKENKQLLKKSVDEEYRNWASMSNENDIIGHFGTAGTPPLFLCLLFKMIYEMDTISPVAFKILERIGARALSAHLRKLCDYLVFEVANAGQSVLVNKCVDTINDMIWKYNIITIDRLVLCLILRTLDEKEAQVSFCIIQLLLLKTSEFRSRLQEFVSINSPEHWKQNNWHERHLAFHQKFPEKFAPDESVSNPSLPVYFGNVCLRFLPVLDITIHRYLEVPATMSKTLEVILDHLGALYKFHDRPITYLYNTLHYYERRLRDRSMLKKRLVGTVIGSLKEVRPENWALTEQYHSYMITKEDQITWVPELTYYIHLVRRMQDTIDGSNVFPGTDWRFNEFPNPPAHALYVSCVELLGLPAGPQAVANNLIDVVVKGYPVIPYQSVHNWINTIGLLMAALPEAYWSVIYERLRDVISSSQLTEWTYRQSPFDLFNFKIVTEAMLERSYVVILAIAQSILHHSGIGQISTITDYIKEKFKPIIKTEYQLIYLCHVVGPFLNRLSIERPRAVSDITLVLYELLEQVDKAQSSVPLKYMDPICDLLYHIKYMFVGDLMKSELETIIRRLRPVLQMRLRFITRLNVDEIGVEQQSADTGAQGSCGSVASHVQSVAVGQSGGHQGQHAAVGGAQPAGSLQQPQPKQ; this is encoded by the exons ATGAACTCGGATACACAGATTGTGAAACTGATTGAGGAAATTTTG GGGGAGAAAAATAACGACTTCGACTACGAGGGCCCCATGGTGGACGAGGTTGAGCTGCAGAAAATTGCCGAAGATGGATATAAAAAGTTTGCTACGATGTTCGCTGCAATGCCACAGGAGACGAAGGAATCCGCCCTGAGGCAGTACCTGAACTATGTTGCCGTTATTCCGCACCGGAATAAGGTTCACAAACACATGCAAGTACTGAACAAACTGGTCGGGTTGAATATCATCCCGGCCCGGTTGCTCTGCGAGCAGATCATGAGTTCGGAAAAGTTGATCTTTCAGAACCAGAGCTTTTGGATGGAGTGTTTTCAG GTTGTTCGTAAAACTATTGGCGGCGTGGATTACAAAGGTGTTCGGGAGATTATGAAATGCTGCAAGGAAAAGGCTCTCTCATTTCCGTCAGCCATCAGCTCCAGTATTCTGCCTCAGATGCTCGAATTAACGGAAGTCATCGAACATATTTTCAATCGAAATGCTTGTCTACTACCAGCGTATTTCAtcattaatgaaattcaaaagcCAGATTTTCAGGACACTCACTGGCGGATTGCCAATCTAATTGCAAATTTTATCGAAGAGTTTGTGATCGTAGCCCAAATGTTGACCATCATCGGGCATTCATCGATGCTTCCGATAGTGGAGCACTCGTCATATGCAGATAACCTAATCAATCCTTGGAAGCTGGATCCGAACACCCTCAGGCTAGCGTTGAGAGGTAATCTACCGTATGAACCGGAACTGCTCCAGCCTCAGACAAAGCTGCTTAAATTTGTGTTGGAACAACCGTATTCACGAGATATGGTTTGTTCGATGCTCAACCTTCAGAAGCAACATAAGCAGAAGTGTGTTGCTTTGGAAGATCAATTGGTTTTGCTAGTGATTTGCGCAATGGAATGCTCGGAAAAAGAGCCTGTTCATGCAGTGGATAGCGATAATATGATCTCAAGCCATACACAGTGGGTGTGGCTGCATTTAAGCTCTCAGCTGATCTATTTCGTGCTGTTCCAATTTGCCACATTTCAGAACATCGTAAATTCTCTTCACGACAAGTTGTCGGCGAGAAATTTACGTCGCGGACGAGATCATTTGATGTGGGTTCTGTTACAGTACATTTCCGGAAGTATTCAGAGGAATTCTATTTCAAATTTTTTGCCAATTTTAAAACTGTACGACATTCTTTACCCGGAAAAGGAACCACTCCCGGTGCCGGATTATAACAGACCGTACTGCACCCATCAAATGGCACCAACGTGCATTTGGATTCACCTGCTCAAGCGAGCTCAGTCCGAGCATTACAATATAAACCGACCAATTCCAACGGCTTTGAAGTTGCACCACGAGTTTCTTCAGCATCTAGTTATGCCGAACAATAACGCTACACTATGTATGGGCTCTGATTATCGGATTGCTTTACTCTGCAATGCTTACTCAACCAATCAGGAACTCTTCTCCCGTCCAATGGCAGCACTTATCGAAACCCTTTTGGGAAATCCGAAAAATCAATCCGGCGCTGGAGGATCGAGTGCCGGTGGTAATGCCGGCCAGCAACTGCCGACCGTACCGCTTTCGATGTGTGTCCTAGATAGTTTAACTATCCACAGCAAAATGTCACTGATCCACAGCATCGTTACGCATATGATCAAGCAAGCGCAAAATAAAAGTACAATTCCCAATGCGAATAACATGGCACCGGCCTTGGTGGAAACGTATTCCAGGCTGCTGGTTTACACGGAGATCGAATCGCTTGGAATTAAAGGCTTTTTGA GTCAATTGCTTCCTCAAGTATTCAAATATCACGCATGGGGTATTTTATATACGTTATTAGAAATGTTTTCCTATAGAATGCATCACATCCAACCGCACTATCGGGTGCAACTGCTATCCCATCTGCATTCATTGGCTTCCGTGCCCCACACAAATCAAATGCAGCTGTACTCCTG TGTTGAATCCACCGCCCTTCGTCTTATCACCGGCCTTGGTTCGGTTGAAGTTCAAGCGCAGCTGTCGCGCTACGTTAACGAACCGAAAACTCCCGGCAATATAGTATCGGCTGAAAGCGAAGAGCTCAATCGAGCGCTCATCCTAACGCTAGCGCGCTCGATGCAAATCACTGGCACCGGCAATGATCTACAATCTAGCACCTGGTGTAAGGATCTGCTGGCCAGTATTTTGCAGAATACGCCACACTCCTGGTCGCAGCACACGCTCCAATGCTTTCCACCGGTGCTGAATGATTTCTTCGTTCAGCACAGTATCCCGAAGGAGAATAAGCAGCTGCTGAAGAAGTCGGTCGACGAGGAGTACCGCAATTGGGCATCGATGTCCAATGAAAACGACATCATCGGACACTTCGGGACGGCCGGTACGCCTCCGCTGTTCCTGTGTCTGTTGTTTAAGATGATCTACGAGATGGATACGATCAGTCCGGTGGCTTTCAA AATCCTAGAACGCATCGGAGCCCGCGCTCTTTCGGCCCATCTGCGCAAATTGTGcgattatctcgtgtttgaagTTGCCAACGCCGGCCAAAGCGTACTCGTGAATAAGTGTGTTGATACGATCAACGACATGATTTGGAAGTATAACATCATCACAATCGATCGGCTGGTGTTGTGTCTGATCCTGCGAACCCTGGACGAGAAGGAAGCCCAGGTAAGCTTCTGCATAATACAGCTACTGCTGCTGAAAACGTCCGAGTTCCGAAGTCGCCTGCAGGAGTTCGTCAGTATCAATTCGCCAGAACATTGGAAGCAGAACAACTGGCACGAGCGGCATCTGGCGTTCCACCAGAAGTTCCCGGAAAAGTTTGCACCGGATGAGTCTGTTTCGAACCCATCGCTGCCGGTTTATTTCGGCAATGTTTGTCTGCGTTTTCTGCCAGTTTTGGATATTACCATTCATCGGTATTTGGAGGTCCCGGCTACTATGAGCAAAACCCTGGAGGTTATATTGGACCACTTGGGGGCACTGTACAAGTTTCACGACAGGCCAATAACGTATCTTTACAATACGTTACATTACTATGAGCGGAGATTAAGGGACCGGTCGATGCTGAAAAAACGATTA GTTGGTACAGTGATTGGTTCACTAAAGGAGGTGCGTCCTGAAAATTGGGCCCTGACCGAGCAATATCACTCCTACATGATTACAAAGGAAGATCAAATCACATGGGTACCAGAGCTAACTTATTACATTCATTTGGTGCGCCGAATGCAAGACA CTATCGATGGAAGCAACGTCTTTCCAGGCACAGACTGGCGTTTCAACGAGTTTCCCAATCCACCGGCTCACGCACTATACGTGAGCTGCGTGGAATTGCTGGGTCTGCCGGCAGGACCGCAGGCCGTAGCCAATAATCTCATCGACGTCGTGGTAAAGGGATATCCGGTTATACCGTACCAGAGCGTACATAACTGGATCAATACGATCGGCTTGTTGATGGCCGCCCTACCGGAGGCCTATTGGAGCGTAATTTACGAACGATTGAGGGATGTAATTAGCTCCAGTCAGCTGACGGAATGGACCTACCGGCAGAGTCCGTTCGATTTGTTCAACTTTAAAATCGTTACAGAAGCTATGCTCGAGAGAAGCTACGTGGTCATACTGGCCATTGCGCAGAGTATTTTACATCACAGTGGAATCGGACAGATTTCCACGATTACTGA CTATATAAAAGAAAAGTTTAAGCCTATAATTAAAACCGAGTACCAACTGATATACCTTTGCCACGTGGTGGGTCCTTTCTTGAATCGATTGAGTATCGAGCGACCACGAGCCGTCTCAGACATCACTTTAGTTCTGTATGAGTTGTTGGAACAGGTAGACAAAGCCCAGTCGTCGGTTCCCCTGAAGTATATGGATCCGATTTGCGATTTACTGTATCACATCAAGTATATGTTTGTCGGGGATCTCATGAAATCGGAACTGGAAACAATCATACGCCGGTTGCGCCCGGTGCTGCAAATGCGATTACGATTCATCACCCGCCTAAATGTCGATGAGATAGGAGTCGAGCAGCAGAGTGCCGACACTGGTGCTCAGGGCAGCTGTGGCAGTGTGGCTAGCCACGTTCAATCGGTAGCAGTGGGGCAATCTGGTGGACATCAAGGACAGCATGCCGCGGTTGGTGGCGCACAACCGGCTGGAAGCTTACAACAACCACAGCCAAAACAGTGA
- the LOC128733775 gene encoding probable cytochrome P450 4ac1 encodes MIFLGLVLFLFSLLILYEFYLRSLPSYRAASQFPGAPIYPIVQNVFAALFNSQTEGFRKARTWALQNNGQSYRFVIRGVLIIQVIHCKEVELLLSSSKLIRKSPLYKLTVPFIGKGLLNSSGSKWHHRRRILTPTFHFNILQSFLQTFHDECAKLAAQLRQAADNGAATELQPLSTKVTLNTICETAMGIKLDSTDTADVYKNNIRKVGKIIQHRVMNPLLFEDSIYKAFGYQAQFEKILKPIHQFTSNIIKQRRELFHLNVQNIEDVTEENVYTNIKQRYAMLDSLLLAEAKHQIDANGIREEVDTFTFEGHDTTASAFVFIFLLLANHPEIQEHVFEELISVISNRPESAEPLTIQDYNNLKYMDRVMKESLRLYPPVPFISREITEDVFWDGKIIPKGSIVNIEIYDLHRNREQFPDPDRFDPDRFLPEEVAKRNPYAYIPFSAGPRNCIGQRFAMLELKAIVSSVLREFRILPVTKPEDIVFIADMVLRTRDPITVKFERRVLQN; translated from the exons ATGATTTTTCTCGGACTAGTTCTATTTCTCTTTTCACTTTTGATTTTGTACGAATTCTATTTGCGTTCCCTGCCTAGTTACAGAGCGGCAAGTCAATTTCCCGGTGCTCCAATTTACCCGATTGTACAGAACGTGTTCGCGGCACTATTCAACAGCCAAACGGAAGGATTCCGAAAAGCGCGAACATGGGCCTTGCAGAACAACGGCCAAAGCTATAGGTTCGTGATTCGAGGTGTTCTGATTATTCAGGTGATCCACTGCAAAGAAGTCGAACTGCTGCTGTCCAGTTCTAAGTTGATCCGAAAGAGTCCGCTATATAAGCTGACCGTTCCCTTCATCGGCAAGGGACTGCTGAACAGCAGTGGAAGCAAGTGGCATCACCGGAGAAGAATCCTAACGCCAACGTTCCATTTCAACatattgcaaagttttttgcaAACGTTCCACGATGAGTGTGCAAAACTGGCTGCGCAATTGAGGCAGGCTGCTGATAACGGAGCCGCTACGGAATTGCAACCATTATCGACAAAAGTGACGTTGAACACGATTTGTG AGACAGCTATGGGGATAAAACTGGACTCAACCGATACGGCCGatgtttacaaaaataatattcgAAAAGTTGGAAAGATCATTCAACACCGGGTAATGAATCCCTTGCTATTCGAAGACTCGATTTATAAAGCTTTTGGATATCAGGCTCAATTTGAGAAGATCCTAAAACCAATACATCAGTTCACCAGTAATATTATCAAACAACGAAGAGAATTGTTTCATCTTAACGTTCAAAACATTGAAGATGTTACGGAAGAAAATGTGTACACCAATATCAAGCAAAGATATGCCATGTTAGATAGTTTGTTGCTAGCGGAAGCTAAACATCAAATCGACGCCAACGGAATAAGaga AGAAGTCGACACGTTCACCTTCGAAGGACACGACACTACTGCCAGCGCATTTGTCTTTATATTTCTGCTGTTGGCAAACCATCCAGAGATTCAGGAGCATGTATTCGAAGAATTGATTTCTGTCATCAGTAACCGACCGGAATCAGCCGAACCACTTACAATTCAGGATTATAACAACCTCAAGTACATGGATAGAGTCATGAAGGAATCTCTTCGCCTGTATCCACCGGTTCCATTTATATCGCGTGAGATCACTGAAGATGTCTTCTGGGATGGTAAAATTATCCCTAAGGGTTCAATAGTGAACATTGAAATCTACGACCTTCATCGAAATCGCGAGCAGTTTCCTGATCCGGACCGATTCGATCCGGATCGTTTTCTGCCAGAAGAGGTGGCAAAACGAAATCCATACGCTTATATTCCGTTCAGTGCTGGTCCGAGAAACTGTATCG gtCAACGATTCGCCATGCTTGAGTTGAAAGCAATTGTAAGCTCCGTTCTACGAGAGTTCCGCATTCTACCGGTAACGAAACCAGAGGACATCGTTTTCATCGCCGACATGGTGCTCCGCACCAGAGATCCCATCACAGTTAAATTCGAGCGCCGAGTTCTTCAAAATTGA
- the LOC128738825 gene encoding cytochrome P450 4C1-like encodes MIQWIHYFLCAIGMLLFVIHILQTIDRRGRIFRALNKFAGPPIRPIIGTLTEVLFLNQATTFQRARAWPKRYGGSYRFWGSRWTAVLNVVRVREAEPLLASVKNIDKSRFYKFLHPFLGLGLLNSKGSKWMHRRRILTPTFHFNILNGFHQTFLEECEQLISTLSCHASSGKTTDLRPIMSRFTLSTICETSMGVKLSSISGADEYRQKLYRIGELLLYRLMHPWMHIGFIWKITGYNRALNKLLRPVHAFTTSIINQRRAQFKQISDHIEDLTEENIYMSTRKRYAMLDSLLLAEQKQQIDEEGVREEVDTFTFEGHDTTASALVFIFFTLAREPAVQERIYEEISAVRANKTSEATKWFSPQDYTEMKFMDRAIKECLRLWPPVPFISRAVTEDIVLSDGNIIPAGVLVNVHIFDLHRDPEQFPDPDEFDADRFLPENVERRNPYAYVPFSAGPRNCIGQKYAMMELKAVVAHTLLQFKVLPVTRLEEINFVADLVIRSTNPIEVRFVARS; translated from the exons ATGATTCAATGGATCCACTATTTTCTCTGCGCAATTGGCATGCTGCTCTTTGTAATACATATTTTACAAACGATCGATAGACGCGGACGAATATTTCGTGCCTTAAATAAGTTTGCCGGGCCACCGATACGACCTATCATCGGAACACTAACCGAAGTCCTATTTCTGAACCAAG CGACAACCTTTCAGCGCGCGCGTGCTTGGCCAAAACGATACGGAGGTTCGTATCGATTCTGGGGAAGCCGCTGGACGGCCGTTCTGAATGTAGTGCGAGTGAGAGAGGCGGAGCCTTTATTGGCCAGTGTCAAAAATATCGACAAAAGTCGATTCTATAAATTCTTGCACCCGTTTCTTGGATTAGGACTGCTGAATAGCAAGGGATCCAAATGGATGCACCGGCGTCGAATTCTGACGCCAACATTTCACTTCAACATTCTTAACGGATTTCATCAAACATTTTTAGAAGAGTGTGAACAACTAATATCAACATTAAGCTGCCATGCCAGCTCAGGCAAAACTACAGATCTACGACCAATTATGTCCCGATTTACTTTAAGTACAATTTGCG AAACCTCCATGGGAGTGAAGCTATCTTCAATATCAGGAGCAGATGAGTACCGACAAAAGCTGTACCGGATTGGTGAGTTGCTGCTGTATCGACTAATGCACCCCTGGATGCACATTGGTTTCATTTGGAAAATCACTGGCTATAATCGCGCTCTCAACAAATTGCTTCGACCTGTTCACGCGTTTACAACTAGCATTATAAACCAAAGAAGAGCCCAATTCAAGCAAATTTCAGACCACATCGAGGATTTGACCGAAGAAAACAT CTACATGAGCACAAGGAAGCGGTACGCCATGCTGGATTCACTTCTTTTGGCCGAACAGAAGCAGCAAATCGACGAGGAAGGTGTTCGCGAAGAAGTTGATACGTTCACTTTCGAGGGTCATGACACTACAGCGTCGGCACTGGTGTTCATATTCTTCACCCTGGCACGCGAACCGGCGGTTCAGGAACGAATCTACGAAGAAATCAGTGCAGTTCGCGCTAACAAGACCAGCGAAGCAACGAAGTGGTTTTCTCCTCAGGATTACACCGAGATGAAGTTTATGGATCGAGCGATAAAGGAGTGTTTACGTCTGTGGCCACCGGTGCCGTTCATCTCCAGAGCCGTTACCGAGGATATCGTTTTGTCCGACGGGAATATCATACCGGCGGGTGTGCTTGTGAACGTTCACATTTTCGACCTACATCGTGATCCGGAACAGTTTCCCGATCCGGATGAATTCGATGCGGATCGTTTTCTGCCGGAGAACGTCGAACGCCGCAATCCGTATGCGTATGTGCCATTTAGTGCGGGACCAAGAAATTGCATCGGTCAGAAGTACGCCATGATGGAGTTGAAGGCGGTTGTGGCGCACACACTGCTTCAGTTCAAGGTGTTGCCAGTAACACGTTTGGAAGAGATTAACTTTGTTGCCGACCTAGTGATACGAAGCACGAATCCGATTGAAGTTAGATTCGTTGCACGAAGTTGA
- the LOC128736680 gene encoding cytochrome P450 4C1-like, which yields MVLYAIDAIQKRRRTFRAINKFPGPPVYPIIGNSDAIAFKSPAKTFEWARIWAKMYRGSYRFWINEWLFALNVVRVREVEPLLSSTKNIDKSSIYKFMHPFVGHSVLTSTGSHWLQRRRILTPTFHFNILTGFHKVFLDDCEQLMQTLEKQANADEATDLQSEMSRFTLSTICETSMGVKLDSIEGSELYRQKLHKIGEMLIYRLMRPWIHYNFTARLTGYLSYFQKLSDHVHSFTEKIINQRREQFNQMADELEDLSEENIYTNTKKRYAMLDSLFLAERKGQITEEGIREEVDTFTFAGHDTTAAALVFIFFQLAREPEVQEQMYQEICEVRSRKPAEEKWFNQQDYAEMKFVDRALKECLRMWPPVSFMSRGVSEDILLADGDIIPAGCIANVHIFDLHRDPEQFPNPDVFDADRFLPENVERRNPYAYVPFSAGPRNCIGQKYAMLELKVVVTHTLLRFKVLPKTRLDEIVFVADLVLRSTTPVEVRFVKRT from the exons ATGG TGCTTTACGCTATTGATGCAATCCAGAAACGCAGACGAACATTTCGTGCTATTAATAAGTTTCCCGGCCCGCCCGTTTATCCGATCATTGGAAACTCGGATGCAATTGCATTTAAAAGCCCCG CCAAAACTTTCGAATGGGCACGTATCTGGGCGAAAATGTACCGAGGCTCGTACCGTTTCTGGATCAACGAGTGGCTCTTCGCCCTGAACGTGGTAAGAGTTCGTGAAGTGGAACCACTGTTGTCTAGCACAAAAAATATCGACAAGAGCAGTATTTACAAGTTCATGCATCCCTTCGTTGGACATAGCGTGCTAACTAGTACTGGTTCACATTGGCTCCAGCGGCGCCGTATATTGACCCCTACGTTTCATTTTAATATCCTAACTGGATTTCATAAGGTGTTTTTAGATGACTGTGAACAACTTATGCAAACACTAGAGAAGCAAGCCAACGCTGACGAAGCTACTGATCTTCAGTCCGAAATGTCGCGTTTTACGTTGAGTACGATTTGTG aAACATCTATGGGTGTCAAACTGGATTCTATCGAGGGTAGTGAACTATATCGACAAAAACTGCACAAAATTGGTGAAATGCTGATCTACAGGCTGATGCGCCCTTGGATTCACTACAACTTTACCGCTCGACTAACTGGCTATTTATCTTACTTTCAAAAGCTTTCAGATCATGTTCACTCATTTACGGAGAAAATCATCAACCAAAGGAGAGAACAGTTTAACCAGATGGCGGACGAACTAGAAGATCTATCCGAGGAGAACAT TTATACTAACACGAAAAAACGATACGCAATGCTGGACTCCCTTTTTCTGGCTGAGAGGAAGGGGCAGATTACCGAGGAAGGAATTCGTGAAGAGGTCGATACGTTCACCTTTGCAGGTCACGACACTACCGCAGCTGCGttggtttttatattttttcaactCGCTCGTGAACCTGAGGTTCAGGAACAGATGTACCAGGAGATTTGCGAAGTTCGTTCCCGTAAGCCTGCCGAAGAGAAATGGTTCAATCAGCAGGACTACGCAGAAATGAAGTTTGTGGACCGAGCACTGAAGGAATGTCTTCGGATGTGGCCTCCGGTTTCATTTATGTCACGGGGCGTTAGCGAAGATATCCTGCTAGCAGACGGGGATATCATTCCGGCAGGCTGTATTGCAAATGTTCACATTTTCGATTTACATCGCGATCCGGAACAGTTTCCAAATCCGGATGTATTTGACGCGGATCGCTTCCTGCCGGAGAACGTAGAGCGTAGAAATCCCTATGCGTACGTCCCGTTCAGTGCGGGCCCTAGGAATTGCATTGGTCAAAAATACGCAATGTTGGAGCTGAAAGTCGTTGTTACGCATACCCTGCTGCGGTTCAAAGTGCTTCCGAAGACGCGCCTGGACGAGATTGTCTTTGTTGCAGATCTTGTATTAAGGAGTACAACTCCGGTTGAGGTTAGGTTCGTTAAACGAACCTAA